A single region of the Candidatus Bathyarchaeota archaeon genome encodes:
- a CDS encoding carbohydrate ABC transporter permease: MNRTITFVGVVLVLATIGIPIYWPLKTSLSPPEEVWEVGIPKNPTLSNYIDILSSEIPKGRMSEVVGTFTVVSPSALNPLKNSILVATVTVALTLMVSSIAAYNLARFSYRGKRFVSLFVLFAYIFPPFMLMAPLMFILSKIGALNNLIALSFVHLAYTVPFSTYMLRGYFLSIPRDLDEAAYVDGCSRLQVFLKIIMPLALPGLVTVAVFSFVMSWGDVVFSLVVLQTGENFTLPLYASSYLWGWEITDPGGLSALAVIAGMIPVILFLSIQKFVRMGILAGAVKA, translated from the coding sequence ATGAATAGGACTATAACGTTTGTAGGGGTGGTCTTGGTTCTGGCGACTATAGGTATCCCAATCTATTGGCCCCTCAAGACGTCTCTCTCTCCTCCTGAGGAGGTTTGGGAAGTTGGTATCCCCAAGAATCCCACCCTGAGCAATTACATAGACATCCTATCTTCCGAAATTCCTAAGGGTAGGATGTCTGAGGTTGTTGGAACGTTCACAGTAGTCTCACCCTCCGCTCTCAACCCCCTAAAGAACTCTATCCTAGTAGCGACGGTCACTGTGGCTCTGACCTTGATGGTAAGCAGCATAGCAGCCTATAACCTAGCAAGATTCTCATATAGGGGGAAAAGGTTCGTATCCCTCTTCGTACTCTTCGCATACATCTTCCCACCATTCATGTTGATGGCTCCGTTAATGTTCATTCTGAGCAAGATCGGTGCCCTTAACAATCTCATAGCGTTATCATTCGTCCACTTAGCCTATACCGTACCATTCTCGACCTACATGTTGAGAGGTTACTTCCTAAGTATTCCAAGAGACTTGGATGAAGCAGCCTATGTGGACGGATGCTCCAGACTCCAGGTCTTCCTAAAGATCATTATGCCACTTGCACTGCCTGGACTCGTTACCGTAGCTGTCTTCTCATTTGTCATGTCTTGGGGGGATGTTGTGTTCTCTCTGGTGGTTCTCCAGACAGGGGAGAACTTCACCCTACCACTATACGCCAGCAGCTATTTATGGGGTTGGGAGATCACTGATCCTGGAGGGCTCTCTGCCCTGGCAGTTATCGCTGGAATGATACCTGTCATATTATTTCTCTCAATTCAGAAATTTGTCAGGATGGGCATACTCGCTGGTGCAGTGAAAGCGTGA
- a CDS encoding CPBP family intramembrane metalloprotease yields METKQNESDKINLFLYFLIAFAFTWLFWIPEALASQGLLAPSILTDFLFSPFNPAAFGPLVAAFSLTYLSAGKQGVKELLKRGVNYRIGKIWYFPILFLFPTITGGALLLSIFSSGPTPDLFALSNPLLIVGVFLYIFFLGGPLEEEFGWRGYALDRLQVRCNALVSSLILGFMWGVWHLPLFFIPGAYPYCLIPIWGFMLSIILGAILFTWLYNNTGGSIFAVMLFHTMSNLSHFIFPALETELGGLYSLILTLITVIFVLIIWGPKRMVRETNR; encoded by the coding sequence GTGGAGACGAAACAAAATGAGAGTGATAAGATAAATCTTTTCCTGTACTTCTTGATTGCCTTTGCCTTTACATGGTTATTCTGGATACCTGAAGCCCTAGCCTCGCAAGGTCTATTGGCCCCCTCAATTTTGACCGACTTTCTTTTCAGCCCTTTCAATCCAGCTGCATTCGGTCCTCTTGTAGCCGCTTTCTCCCTCACATATTTGAGCGCTGGAAAGCAGGGAGTTAAAGAACTGTTGAAGAGGGGGGTGAACTATAGAATCGGAAAGATATGGTATTTTCCAATACTCTTTTTATTTCCTACCATAACTGGGGGCGCTCTTTTACTTTCAATATTTTCCAGCGGACCTACCCCTGATCTATTTGCATTATCTAATCCTCTGTTGATTGTCGGCGTTTTTCTCTACATATTCTTTCTCGGGGGGCCTCTTGAGGAAGAGTTTGGTTGGAGAGGGTATGCGTTGGATAGGCTTCAAGTACGGTGTAATGCTCTTGTTTCAAGCTTGATACTTGGGTTTATGTGGGGAGTTTGGCATTTACCTTTGTTCTTTATACCTGGGGCATATCCTTACTGTTTAATACCGATCTGGGGTTTTATGCTAAGCATAATCCTTGGAGCTATATTGTTCACTTGGTTGTACAACAATACTGGAGGCAGCATCTTCGCAGTCATGCTTTTCCATACGATGTCCAATTTATCACACTTCATTTTTCCAGCACTTGAAACTGAGCTCGGCGGTCTCTATTCCCTGATCCTAACGCTAATCACCGTGATATTTGTACTGATAATTTGGGGACCCAAAAGAATGGTTCGTGAGACGAATAGGTGA
- a CDS encoding sugar ABC transporter permease, translating to MPTGLPPTFVGLENYRAILGLPELYVSLQRTFTYAFIAVLIKAVFGLGVALLLNQEFRGRGFLRGIAIIPYALPPFICAILFWFVYAYHGIGNIILEAFGLSPIHWLGYDHAMFSVILVNVWHGWPFFFLGFLVGLQAIPVELYESAVVDGASSTQKFRHITLPLLKPVFFVVCGLSLMWTMGDFVTPWFMTGGGPLDATLTIPIASYKLAFLTRLDIPLASVYNVTVLPLYLLLIYYIVKKLEVGT from the coding sequence CTCGAGAATTATAGAGCAATATTAGGTCTCCCTGAACTGTATGTTAGCCTCCAACGCACTTTCACATATGCGTTCATAGCCGTTCTAATCAAAGCTGTCTTCGGGTTGGGCGTGGCTTTACTTCTCAATCAAGAGTTTAGGGGGAGAGGCTTTCTAAGAGGGATAGCCATTATCCCATACGCTCTACCCCCATTCATATGCGCCATACTCTTCTGGTTTGTATATGCCTACCACGGTATTGGAAACATAATTCTTGAGGCCTTCGGCTTGAGTCCTATACACTGGCTCGGATATGACCATGCGATGTTCTCGGTTATCCTAGTCAATGTGTGGCACGGTTGGCCTTTCTTCTTCCTAGGCTTCTTGGTAGGCCTCCAAGCTATACCGGTCGAACTATATGAGTCTGCGGTTGTTGACGGCGCCTCGTCGACCCAAAAATTCAGGCATATCACCCTACCATTGCTGAAGCCTGTATTCTTCGTTGTATGCGGCCTCTCATTAATGTGGACCATGGGCGATTTCGTAACCCCATGGTTTATGACTGGTGGAGGGCCACTCGACGCAACACTCACGATTCCAATAGCATCCTATAAACTCGCCTTCCTGACCAGGCTGGATATACCACTCGCCAGCGTATACAATGTCACAGTCTTACCTCTCTATCTACTCTTGATCTACTATATTGTGAAGAAACTTGAGGTGGGAACATGA
- a CDS encoding nucleotide sugar dehydrogenase, translating into MINTLIVRLDLRGMTVLTVMKLQPENIPREISRGRVTVAVIGLGWMGLPIACLFAEAGAKVIGADINRKLVEKINKAEVPIDEPKLPQLLTKHVKSGRLKATDNIEKAVSTSGVTVITVPTLIDERRQADYSVLEAACRDVGKGLLPRSLVIVMSTVAPNIIEGRVRPVLEKYSGLVAGEDFGLAYSPIRAMAGRTLRDIQEYKKVVGGLDQPSLKAASAVLSTIAKAGIIETSNIKTAEASKIFEAVYRDLNIALANELALYCERAGIDYYEAMEAANTQPYSHLHLPGIGVGGHCLPLYPHMLRTEAEALGMRLRLVRLGRRINDEMPKHVSRLAASGLRQVGRTLTRANITILGISYRANVKETRYSPTLELINILKRRGSRITVYDPKFLYSEIKAMGYDCEATLEASISNAECIIITVGHDEFRKLDPKTLAAHTSRDCVLVDAAGIMQPKDVEAAGMIYRGVGRGVWTR; encoded by the coding sequence ATGATCAATACGTTAATTGTAAGGCTCGATCTGAGAGGAATGACAGTATTGACAGTTATGAAGCTTCAACCTGAGAATATACCTAGAGAGATCTCGCGTGGAAGGGTGACTGTGGCTGTTATAGGTTTGGGATGGATGGGTCTCCCGATAGCCTGCCTATTCGCCGAGGCCGGCGCCAAAGTTATTGGAGCCGACATAAACAGGAAGCTTGTTGAGAAGATCAATAAGGCGGAGGTTCCTATAGATGAGCCTAAGCTGCCCCAACTGTTGACTAAACATGTGAAGTCTGGAAGGTTGAAGGCTACCGACAATATTGAGAAGGCTGTCTCAACGAGCGGTGTTACTGTGATAACTGTTCCAACACTCATAGATGAGAGGAGGCAGGCTGACTACAGTGTCTTGGAGGCAGCATGTAGGGATGTTGGGAAAGGTTTGCTTCCAAGATCCTTGGTCATAGTCATGAGTACTGTAGCTCCGAACATTATTGAGGGGAGGGTGAGACCTGTACTGGAGAAGTATTCAGGCCTGGTTGCAGGTGAGGATTTCGGCCTGGCATACAGTCCGATAAGGGCTATGGCAGGACGAACATTGAGGGATATCCAAGAGTACAAGAAGGTTGTAGGAGGTCTGGATCAGCCTAGCCTGAAAGCAGCCTCAGCTGTGCTCAGCACAATAGCGAAGGCTGGCATCATCGAAACCAGCAACATTAAGACAGCTGAAGCCTCAAAAATATTCGAGGCTGTCTATAGGGACCTGAACATAGCCTTGGCCAACGAGTTGGCCCTATATTGTGAGAGGGCTGGAATAGACTATTATGAAGCTATGGAGGCAGCAAACACTCAGCCATACTCACATCTACACCTTCCTGGAATAGGTGTAGGAGGCCACTGCCTACCATTATATCCACACATGTTGAGAACTGAAGCTGAAGCATTGGGCATGAGACTTAGACTTGTAAGGTTGGGTAGACGGATAAATGATGAGATGCCTAAACATGTCTCCAGACTAGCCGCCTCAGGACTCAGGCAGGTCGGTCGAACATTGACGAGAGCCAACATCACAATTCTGGGAATATCTTACAGGGCAAACGTTAAGGAGACAAGATACTCCCCCACCTTGGAGCTGATAAACATCCTCAAAAGGAGGGGGAGCAGAATCACAGTATATGACCCGAAGTTTCTATACAGCGAGATCAAGGCGATGGGCTACGATTGCGAAGCAACCTTGGAAGCATCTATCTCAAACGCTGAATGCATAATAATTACAGTTGGACATGACGAATTTAGAAAGCTCGACCCAAAGACTCTGGCAGCCCACACATCCAGAGACTGCGTCCTAGTGGACGCTGCGGGAATCATGCAACCCAAAGATGTCGAAGCCGCTGGGATGATATACAGAGGCGTCGGAAGAGGGGTCTGGACGAGATGA
- a CDS encoding antitoxin VapB family protein — MGKVVMLSEEIYYQLKKIKRPEESFSDVISRLLKNKPKLLEIAGGKTISVKDWENLREAFRDRDMLDDVRRQYLLGLISE, encoded by the coding sequence TTGGGTAAAGTCGTTATGCTTTCCGAGGAAATATATTACCAGTTGAAAAAGATAAAAAGGCCTGAAGAATCGTTTTCAGATGTTATTAGCCGTCTTTTGAAGAATAAGCCCAAACTACTCGAGATAGCTGGAGGAAAGACGATAAGCGTCAAAGATTGGGAGAATCTAAGGGAAGCGTTTAGAGATCGGGATATGTTGGACGATGTAAGAAGGCAATATCTGCTTGGGTTGATCAGTGAATGA
- a CDS encoding type II toxin-antitoxin system VapC family toxin produces MKLFDTSSIINLCGNGREGLLYSEYTLPLAIYEVGNAIWRQVYISKAITLDEGIKILDAIVGVVETMKKIAPEDPVEVLKLAVTEGLTYYDAAYFCTAMKGNLTLVTDDARLQKVAGGHITIINSDEAKEKM; encoded by the coding sequence ATGAAACTCTTCGATACATCATCAATCATAAATCTCTGCGGGAATGGAAGAGAAGGTTTATTGTACAGCGAGTACACTCTCCCCCTTGCCATCTATGAAGTTGGAAACGCTATTTGGCGGCAGGTTTACATCAGTAAGGCCATCACATTAGACGAAGGTATAAAGATTCTAGACGCGATTGTAGGAGTCGTTGAAACAATGAAGAAGATAGCCCCAGAAGATCCTGTAGAAGTTCTCAAATTGGCGGTTACAGAAGGGTTAACCTATTACGACGCCGCATATTTTTGCACAGCTATGAAAGGCAACTTGACCCTTGTCACAGATGATGCTAGACTCCAGAAGGTGGCGGGAGGGCACATCACCATAATTAATAGCGATGAAGCTAAAGAAAAAATGTAA
- a CDS encoding transcriptional repressor yields METQQLIDKFHKKGYKVTPQRLVICEFILSTKDHPTADQIHQELKKKYPTMSLATVYQTLHILSEIGLLQELGFTYTTSRYDPDTSPHIHIICKKCGNIRDYKSESIERLWSQVVEELKIKPIGQRLDIYRYCDQCQKLEN; encoded by the coding sequence ATGGAAACGCAACAACTCATAGACAAGTTTCACAAAAAGGGCTATAAGGTCACGCCGCAGCGCTTAGTAATTTGCGAGTTTATTCTCTCAACCAAGGATCACCCTACAGCTGACCAAATCCATCAAGAACTTAAGAAAAAGTATCCAACAATGAGTCTGGCTACAGTATATCAAACATTGCATATCCTATCAGAGATTGGTTTGCTGCAAGAGCTTGGATTCACCTATACTACCTCCAGGTACGATCCAGATACTTCACCCCACATCCATATTATCTGCAAGAAATGTGGGAATATTCGAGACTATAAATCTGAAAGCATTGAAAGGCTCTGGTCCCAAGTAGTTGAAGAGCTTAAAATCAAGCCTATCGGGCAACGCCTAGATATATACAGATATTGTGACCAATGCCAAAAACTGGAAAACTAA
- a CDS encoding DNA protection protein DPS (play a key role in DNA protection against oxidative stress by oxidizing Fe(II) to Fe(III); induced by iron depletion and hydrogen peroxide), translating into MARVAREMVEKAGVNVDQLIELLVKNAAAELTTYYYYTILRCNLIGLDGEGIKEIAEAARIEDRNHFEALVPRIYELGGKLPEDMKAFHDASACPPARLPEDPTNITAILKVLVEAERCAVRGYTHICNMTAGKDHRTYDLAQSILNEEIEHESWFSEFLGEGPSGHFMRRGENSPFVSKFLR; encoded by the coding sequence ATGGCCAGAGTCGCGCGAGAGATGGTAGAAAAGGCCGGTGTCAATGTTGATCAATTGATAGAGTTACTGGTTAAGAATGCTGCAGCCGAGCTTACAACATATTACTATTACACCATCCTTCGATGCAATTTGATAGGACTTGACGGAGAAGGTATTAAGGAGATTGCAGAGGCAGCTCGCATTGAGGACCGTAACCACTTTGAAGCTCTTGTCCCTCGCATATACGAGTTAGGAGGCAAGCTCCCAGAAGACATGAAGGCTTTCCATGACGCCTCAGCCTGCCCACCTGCCAGACTGCCAGAAGACCCAACGAACATTACGGCTATTCTGAAGGTTCTTGTCGAAGCTGAGAGATGTGCTGTTCGAGGATACACCCACATCTGCAACATGACAGCTGGCAAAGACCACCGAACATACGATTTAGCCCAGTCCATTCTTAACGAGGAGATAGAGCATGAATCTTGGTTCTCCGAATTCCTAGGCGAGGGACCGTCCGGCCACTTCATGCGTAGGGGTGAGAATTCACCTTTCGTCTCAAAGTTTCTGAGATAG
- a CDS encoding cytochrome B5 has product MKEFTEEELTKYNGKNGKPAYVGYKGKVYDVSTSFLWRDGNHQVLHRAGMDLTDALEQAPHGGDVLEKFPVVGTLRRTGMLNK; this is encoded by the coding sequence ATGAAGGAGTTCACTGAGGAAGAGCTTACTAAATACAATGGCAAGAACGGAAAACCAGCTTATGTGGGGTATAAGGGAAAGGTATACGATGTATCAACTAGTTTTCTCTGGAGAGATGGAAATCATCAAGTTCTTCATAGGGCCGGCATGGATTTGACGGATGCATTGGAACAAGCTCCACATGGTGGGGATGTTCTTGAAAAGTTTCCCGTAGTTGGTACCCTACGTCGCACAGGCATGTTAAATAAGTAA
- a CDS encoding YegP family protein translates to MPQPQFEIFKDTAGKFRWRLRAANGEPIAASEAYSSKAACQKGIEAVRTAAPKAVVQDLTK, encoded by the coding sequence ATGCCCCAACCACAGTTTGAAATTTTCAAGGACACCGCGGGAAAGTTCAGATGGAGACTTAGAGCCGCAAATGGTGAGCCAATAGCAGCCAGTGAAGCCTATTCCTCGAAGGCTGCATGCCAAAAAGGAATAGAAGCTGTAAGAACAGCGGCACCCAAAGCTGTTGTACAAGACCTAACAAAATAA
- a CDS encoding Trm112 family protein, producing the protein MKRSLMEILACPIDKHHPLELYVFEEKDEVVEGMIVCPKCNRFYPIIEEIPHMLPDNLRTKEEDLKFLKKWAGKAPRKIVEEGKPYCLSTC; encoded by the coding sequence TTGAAGAGGAGCCTAATGGAAATTCTTGCGTGCCCGATAGATAAACACCATCCACTAGAACTATACGTGTTCGAGGAGAAGGATGAGGTCGTAGAGGGGATGATTGTATGTCCAAAATGTAACAGGTTCTACCCGATAATAGAGGAGATACCACACATGTTACCTGACAATCTGAGGACGAAAGAAGAGGACTTGAAGTTTCTGAAGAAATGGGCTGGCAAAGCGCCTAGAAAGATTGTTGAGGAGGGTAAACCATACTGTCTTTCGACATGTTGA
- a CDS encoding type II toxin-antitoxin system VapC family toxin, producing MRYLADTVYLIDLVNGDEGAVALAKELDEIGEPVGLSTISAEEYFRGVFYLYWDDERVLKAKLADARRDLSAFEILPITYDIAVKAAEVEVATVKNGVMISLADILIASSAISHDSTLITRNVKHFQRVPKLNIRSY from the coding sequence ATGAGATATTTAGCTGACACCGTATACTTGATCGACTTAGTAAACGGAGATGAGGGGGCAGTTGCGTTGGCCAAAGAGCTCGATGAGATAGGTGAACCAGTAGGGCTCTCCACAATCTCAGCTGAAGAGTATTTTAGAGGAGTATTTTACTTATACTGGGATGATGAAAGAGTTTTGAAGGCGAAGTTGGCTGATGCAAGAAGGGACCTGAGCGCCTTCGAAATCTTACCCATAACCTACGATATAGCAGTCAAGGCCGCTGAGGTGGAAGTTGCCACCGTTAAGAATGGAGTAATGATCAGTCTAGCTGATATCCTAATAGCGTCTTCAGCGATAAGTCATGATTCAACGTTGATAACCCGTAACGTCAAACATTTTCAAAGAGTGCCGAAATTGAATATTAGAAGTTATTAA
- a CDS encoding DUF354 domain-containing protein — MKVMVDILTPKQALFLGELSRRLEDAGHEVFRVTRDFEETIRMLRMNGLRANIVGSHSLTLKGKLQESLRRTSKLADMMLKRKVECVVGFSSVEAARAAFGLSIPYYCISDSPHAEAVSRLTVPLSSRLFTPSIIPNEEWVCYGIHPSRIIHYNALDPYVWVKDVKPDSHYLRRHGIDPDSRIITLRLEESFAAYLMNMAGDWRNLPYHVLDRLLEEGCGATIVVLPRYRKHLAQLRKYYGRVVVPRKMIYGPTLLASTSVFIGGGGTMTAEASMIGVPTISYFPAGPTKVESYLQEKGLLKRLTDPDSIVEQTMEWLTDENYRVECKRRAAALLEEMEDPLEVILRNIE, encoded by the coding sequence TTGAAGGTGATGGTAGATATTCTGACTCCTAAACAGGCCCTTTTCTTGGGTGAATTGTCCAGGAGACTTGAAGATGCAGGCCATGAAGTTTTCAGGGTTACTCGAGACTTCGAGGAGACCATCAGAATGCTCAGGATGAATGGTTTAAGAGCCAACATTGTAGGTTCACACAGCCTCACACTCAAAGGTAAACTTCAGGAGAGCCTCAGACGAACCTCCAAACTGGCAGATATGATGTTGAAACGTAAAGTAGAATGCGTCGTAGGATTCTCTTCGGTTGAGGCTGCAAGAGCCGCATTCGGCCTCTCAATACCTTACTACTGCATCAGCGATTCACCGCACGCCGAAGCAGTCTCGAGGCTGACAGTCCCCCTATCAAGCAGACTATTCACTCCAAGCATAATTCCTAATGAAGAATGGGTCTGCTATGGCATACACCCCTCAAGGATAATCCATTACAATGCTCTCGACCCTTACGTCTGGGTTAAAGATGTTAAGCCTGACTCGCACTATTTACGCAGACACGGTATAGACCCAGATTCTAGAATAATTACATTGAGGCTCGAAGAGTCTTTCGCAGCATACCTGATGAATATGGCTGGTGACTGGAGGAACCTACCATACCATGTTTTGGATAGACTGTTAGAGGAGGGATGTGGCGCAACTATAGTCGTTCTGCCACGATACAGAAAACATTTGGCTCAACTCAGAAAATACTATGGGAGAGTAGTTGTTCCAAGAAAGATGATATATGGACCCACCCTTCTGGCGTCGACGTCAGTATTTATAGGTGGAGGTGGAACGATGACTGCTGAGGCTTCCATGATAGGTGTCCCAACAATATCCTACTTCCCAGCGGGACCAACCAAGGTAGAGTCATATCTTCAGGAGAAGGGTTTACTGAAGAGGTTAACTGACCCAGATTCTATAGTTGAACAGACTATGGAATGGCTTACGGATGAGAATTATAGGGTTGAATGTAAGCGTAGGGCTGCGGCACTTTTAGAGGAGATGGAAGACCCGTTGGAGGTGATTCTTCGCAACATAGAGTAA
- a CDS encoding ZIP family metal transporter, whose protein sequence is MSVEIIWLGSLASLLAGLATGAGALPVLFTKKVSDKLLDVMLGFSAGVMLAATFFSLIIPTIELSGVWVAVLGIVFGAVTLHLIDRSIPHFHPILGLEGPPSRLSGVWLFALAITIHNFPEGLAVGVSFGIGDVAAGIVVATAIGLQNMPEGLAVALPLFRDGYSRKRSLWYATLTGLVEPVGGLLGVGLISVFHTILPWTLAFAAGAMLFVVSDEIIPESHRKGFEREATFGLIIGFVIMMLLDCLFT, encoded by the coding sequence ATGAGTGTAGAAATAATCTGGCTTGGCTCATTAGCCAGCCTACTTGCGGGTTTAGCTACTGGTGCCGGAGCTTTGCCAGTGTTGTTTACAAAAAAGGTTTCAGACAAGTTGCTAGATGTCATGCTCGGATTCTCCGCCGGCGTTATGCTAGCAGCTACTTTCTTCAGTCTCATAATCCCAACTATCGAGCTAAGTGGCGTATGGGTTGCAGTACTCGGAATTGTTTTTGGTGCTGTTACACTCCATTTGATAGACCGTTCTATTCCTCATTTTCATCCGATACTAGGTTTGGAAGGGCCGCCTTCAAGGCTTTCAGGAGTTTGGCTATTTGCACTTGCCATAACGATTCACAACTTCCCTGAAGGATTAGCGGTGGGAGTCAGTTTCGGCATCGGAGACGTGGCGGCGGGAATCGTGGTCGCCACGGCCATCGGACTTCAAAACATGCCTGAAGGACTTGCAGTTGCACTCCCATTGTTTAGAGATGGATATAGCAGAAAGAGATCTTTATGGTACGCAACATTGACCGGACTGGTTGAACCTGTTGGGGGTTTGTTAGGTGTTGGATTAATATCAGTTTTCCATACGATTCTCCCTTGGACACTTGCTTTCGCTGCTGGTGCCATGCTCTTCGTAGTTAGCGATGAGATTATTCCTGAGAGTCACAGGAAAGGTTTTGAAAGAGAAGCGACCTTCGGGCTTATTATCGGATTTGTTATTATGATGTTGTTAGACTGCTTATTTACTTAG